In the Cryptococcus decagattii chromosome 12, complete sequence genome, one interval contains:
- a CDS encoding protein BFR2 has translation MSLVKKKRLGIEICFLKSLSLDQVFIDLTHLSRERKKKREVERGGSKGRKFRYTVHEKAQTSVVPIPLSQGWHEEQADELFSLNLDVGNADDGLAELGGLRVF, from the exons ATGTCattggtgaagaagaagagactgGGTATCGAGATTTGCTTCCTGAAGTCATTGAGTCTCGACCAGGTCTTTATTGACTTGACTCACTTGAGtagagaaaggaaaaagaagcgaGAAGTTGAGCGTGGTGGCAGTAAAGGAAGAAAATTTCG TTATACCGTGCATGAGAAAGCCCAAACCTCTGTTGTGCCTATTCCCCTTTCTCAAGGATGGCACGAAGAGCAAGCGGACGAGCTTTTTTCGTTGAA CTTGGATGTCGGCAATGCTGATGATGGGTTGGCAGAGCTTGGAGGTTTGAGAGTTTTCTAG